CTCCACTCGCGGGCTACCCAACGCTTGTTTCGCTGGGGGCTGGTCCTCGGGCTGCTCGCGTTTACTGCCTTCGAAGAACTCTCCCTGCGGCCCTCTCTGCGCAGGCATCACGTAACCCGCTTCGGCCAGGCACTGGCCGACTCGCTGCCCAACTTCCTAGCACCCCTGCTATTGGGTGCGCTCTATGTAACCCTATTCCAGAAGCAGACGCGGCAAGAGGTAACCCGGGCGTGTTTGAGTGTCGTCGCCGGCCTGGTGCTCTATGAGTTCGCGCAGCTCTGGATGGCAGACCGGGTCTTCGACGTACAGGATATCGTCGCCACGCTGCTCGGTGGGCTGGTAGCCTGGTTGATTTTACGGGTAGGGTGCACGTAGTAGACCGAGCGCAGCGGTATTATTCAGCTGCTCGTACGGACTCTTGGCCTGAGGTGGGCTAAGCAAGACGGACAGCGTTGGCGCATAGCTTCGGCTTGAATGGTGCCCTTTTTTTGACGCTACTTAAGGCCGCCTAGTTTCCGCTTCAATACGAGCAGCTCCCACCGCGAACCTAGGCAACGAGCTGCCTTTAGAGGATGCTGGATACGACATTGACGCCCAAGGCGATGACGGCGGTGTTGAAGCCAAACGAAAGCAGGCCGTGGGCCAGCGTGAGCTGGCGCATCTGCAGGGAGGTGACACCCGTGTCCGAGGTTTGAGCCGTCATGCCGATGGTGAAGGCATAATAGGCAAAGTCCCAGTACGTAGTGGGCTCGGCCCCCGCAAATTGCAATCCGCCGAGCTTATCGGGCGGCGAAGTGGTCAGGTCCTCGCTGTAATAAGCGTGGGCATAGCGCAGGGTGAAGAGCGTGTGCAGCAGCAACCACGAGCCTAATACGGCGATCACAGAGACAACCACCTGCTCCACCTGTTCGGGATGCGGTAATTCCTTAATGCCGCGCAAGAGCAGCGCGACCGCGAACAGGCTGGCACCGGCGGCCAGCAGCACGGCCACAAATGTCCAGGCTCGGCCCGGGTCCTGGCGGGTAGCCTCGCGCCGGATATGGGCAGCATCGGCTTGAAAGACTGTAAGCCACGTCAGCGCCAGAATGGCCACGCAGAACCCATCCCAGGCACTCACCCAGCGGGTAGCCGTCCGAAAGTCGGCCGGGGCCAGCCACGCGCAGAGCACGCTCACGGTCAGGGCGAGACCCACGCGGTGCAGCGCCCGTAAGCGCAGCACCCAGTTCAGCAGACCGTAGGTGGAGGTGGAAGGAGCGGTAGAAGCAGGGAAGACGGGCATTATAAGCGGGTGATGGAGCAGGAAACTACAGTGGAGCAGGCAGTAGCGGGCCGCTTTCACAAAATAAGTCGGCCCCATCCAGATCATCTGGATGGGGCCGATTCTAGCTTAGGCTGCCCAGCTTAGCGGGGCGAGTCTGCCCGGCGATTGTCAGAAGCGTTCTGGCGCTCCTCGTGGCGAGCATTCCTGCCAGGGCGATTATTATCGCCCCGGTACGCGTCCGCGCGCTGGTTGCCCCCGCGGTACGCGTCCGTGCGCTGATTATCAGGACGGCGGCTGTCCCGGTAAGTAGTATTACCGCGTCGGTTATCACCCCGGTACGCGTCCGCGCGCTTATTATCTCCCCGATAAGCATCGGGGCGCTGGTTGCCCCCGCGGTAAGTGTCCGAGCGCTGGTTATCCGGGCGGCGATCGTCGGAGCGCTGCTGGTCACGGCGGCCCTGCTCATCCTGGCCATACGAGTCGGGAGTTGAGGCAAAGGCAGTGGTGGCGAGCAGACTAGCGACCGCGTAGAGAGAAGCGAAAGAGGCTTTCATCCGCAGAAGGGAAAAGTATGGGGAGGAAGAATGGAAGAAACAGGATAAGCTTTGGCAGGACCGCTCAGAACATGACGTATTCAGGGTGATACGCATCAGTCTTATACCCCAGCCATACGGGCTTCGTCTCCCGGCAGTTACTGCTTACTCTAACTTCAACCTCACCTTCCTTTTTCAACAGACTAACTGCTGACTTATCTTGTCACACTGTATTAAACGCTCGTGGCTGTTTGGAGCTATTTCAGGTGCCACGACTCCCCTGCGCCGTCTTGCCTAACATGCTCCGTGCTGACCGCAAGCAGTTCGGACAGCAGTAGCCAGCAAGGAGCAGGCAGTATGCCGATGATACAGGGCTATTAGTCGGGGTTATTTGGGGGTGCGTCCATAGATGCAGCTACCTGGCTATTTCCGGACGGGCATTTGCATAGTCTACCTCAGGCAGCCGAAGATGCTGCCAGTCACCTCGCTAACGCTACTCCCATGAAAACTTTCCTGTTTGCCACCCTGGCTGCTACTGTACTTACCGCCAGCAGCGTCTTCGCGGCCCCGCTTGCTAGCCCAGCCGGCCCGGGCTACCCGCCGTTTGAGCACGGCCGCGATGCCTACGACGGCTACCATCAAGGGTATAGGCCCGATTACCAAGGTCATGACCAGTGGGACGAAGGGCACCGTGATGCTCCCCGCTACGACCCAGAGCGCGCCTATGGTTATGAGCGCAGCCAGCAGGATGGCTATTACCGTAGTCAGGCTTATGGCTACGGCCGCGGGCAAGGCTATGGATACGACCGGGCGCAGTACGCTAGGTATGACGGCGGCCAGCGAGTGCTAGTTCAGCCTCAGTCCCAGTTTCGCCGCCCAGTGTCCGTTTCCTTCCACGTAGGGATGTACTAACGTTTTGCAGCCTATCGATAGGCTGAAGCTGGGTTTCGCTGCCGAAGCGTTTCTGTACTTACCTCGTCTGTCTTTTACGCCCAACCTACCCAGGGTGGCCTGCACCCCGGACTGCGCGGCCTACTTGCGCTTCTGGTCGAGGAAAATACTTTTGGGCAGAATGGCGTGTACGCCTTTGGAGCCGTCCACCAGTTCCGTGACGTGCAGGTCAACGGCTACGCTGGCCAGCATGTAGGCTTCGTCGCGGCTCAGGTGTTTTTCCGTTATCAGAAAGTCCAGCATGTTGCGCGTGGCCAGGCTCACGGCTTCGTCCAAGTTTTCGTTGAAGCCCATCGCAATGTATTCGGTCGGCGTTTCCGCCCGGGACCAGTTCAAATGCTGATTTTTATGCACGATAAACTGAAACGTGCCCACCAGGGAGGTTTCCAAAGCTTTGAGGTCTACTTCGCCGTCGCCTTGCGCCGCGTGCCCGTCGCCGGCCGAAAACAAGGCCCCCGGGGTGTGCACCGGAATGAAGAGCGTGGTGCCGGCCACCATCTCCTTGTTGTCGATATTGCCCGCGTTAATCCAGGGCGGGTAGGAGCTAATGCGGCCCGACACATCGGGCGGAGCTACCCCCATACTGCCAAAGAACGGACGCAGAGGTATCTCGATGCCGGGCGCGAACAGCCCCACTTTTCGCTTTAGATCCAGCGGCACGATGCGCATGCGCGAGTACGGATAATCGTTGGGCAGCGCGCCGTGACCGGGGGAGAAGGCGTTATAGGCATAGGGTACGGTCAGCTGCACGTCCTGAATCCGCACTTCGAGTACATCGCCGGGCAGGGCTCCCTCCACGTAGATGGGGCCCGTCAGGACGTGAATGCCCGGTCCCTTGTCCGTCACTTGCTGGATAACAGCGCGCAGCTCGGGCTGCACCTGCGCAGGCGGCAGGCCGGCTTCTTCGAGCAGGGCCGGCGTGCAGGCCACCAGGGTCTGCATCTGCACCACGTCGCCCGATTGAATCCGCAGATGGGGCGGAGCAGCGGCATCGTAGTAGCCCACTGTCACGGTTTGGGGGGTGGCCAGCAGGTGGTGGACCGTGGGCCCCGGTGGCCGAAGGGCGCGAGCACCCGCTCCGACGCCCAGCAACGCTACCAGCAAAAGCAGCAGGGCCGTTCTGTGATTCGATGTTCAGTTCATGGAATAGGCCTAGTGCTTGTGGATGCCAAGTGCAAGCTGTACGACCATTAGGATAATAAGTTAAAGCGGGTTGCTCCTGGAATACAAGCAGCACTGCCTGGTGAAATACCTTCTGGTAGCCGCAGAAGGAGCTTCCTTAAGCGGTCCCTTGGCTGATAGCTCGACCTGCTTAGGTGGGCCGCACCATTACAGAAAAATCACAGTATCAGGGCCGAGCTTTCGGTATAATTTCACCAACCCTTCTTTAACAACGTCATGAAACAAGTGCTGATTTTGGCTGTCTTCGCCCTCGCGTTGGCTACCACCACCCACGCCCAGACACTCAAGCCTGCCCAGGTGCCCGCTGCCGCTAAGGCCACCTTTAAAGCCAAATTCCCTACGGTAACCACCAACACGTGGGAGAAAGAAGGCGACAAGTTCGAAGCAGGCTTCAAGCAGGGCGGCAAGACCATGTCGGCCGTGATTACGCCCGCCGGGGAGCTGCTGGAAACCGAAACCGATATGTCGCCGAGCCAGTTGCCCGCCCCGGTGCGCGCCAAGCTGGCCCGCGCCTACAAGGCCTACCAGATTAAGGAGGCTGCTACCATCGTGCGGGCTGATGGCTCGACCGTCTATGAGGCCGAAGTAAGCAAGGGTGGCAAGGCCCAGGATGTGCTCTTCACGGCCGACGGCTCGCTGGCCAAGAAATAGCTGACCCCAAAAGCCCACGAGTGCTACAAAAGCTGGACTAGCTACCACTTTAGGCAGCTAGTCTGGCTTTTGTAGCACTCGTGGGCGGTAAGCTTACGCTACTTAGTCTGCGGAGTTGCGGTCAGGTCCTCTTGCTTTTGTTGCTGACTTAGGTAGACTACCAGCACTAGGATGGAAATCAGGAATAGACCACTGATGACGGTCGTGCTGATGCCCAGCCCACCATCTTTCGGGGCCTGGGTCAGCAAGTCACCTAGGGAAGCGCCCAGCGGCCGCGTGAGAATATAGGCGGCCCAAAACGCTAGCACGGCGTTGAGGTGCGCGTATCGGTAGCTCAGAAACACCGCCGCGATTAAGCCGCCAAACAGCAGCGCTGACTTCACATAGCCCAACCCCAGGCGCTCCCCAATCAGGTCACCAGCCGAGGTGCCCAGGGCAAACGTGCACAGAATGGCCGCCCAGTAAAACAGCTCCCGCCTGCTGGTTTCAATGCTGTGCACCGAAAGCGTCTTCTCGCTAGCGTACCACAACGCAAATACCACCACCAGCGCCACCCCAAAAATCACCGTCGTCGTGGTCAGACTGACCCCGAAATTATCGACCAGATTATCAGAAATCAGCGTCCCGACAATACTAACAAACACCACCACCGTCCAATACAGCGCGGGCACATACCGTTTCGCCCGCAGCTGCACCAGCAGCGCCACGACCAGTAGCCCGGCCATCAACAGAGAAGTTTTAGTCAAGCCCAGTTTCAGGTTGAACGCCAGGAAGTCAGCCGCCGTTTCGCCCACGGTCGTGGCCATAATCTTGATAATCCAAAAAATCAGCGTCACCGCTGGTACCTTGTTGAGCATGGTGGTCGCCGTCGTGGGCAACTGCGTCGTGGTTATTTGCATCGGGTCTGGCAGGTTAAACGGGAATAGCAAGCCCTGGTCCCAGGTACTGTCTTTGCGTGGATAGCCCTGTTTTTGTTTTTTACCTAGAGAATCGCTTAGGGGTCTGATACGGCGGACCCTCGAGACAGTTTTACTTCCCAATGTTCTCCTCAAAAACGCGTTGAGGCGGTCTATCTCATTCCATCGGCAGTCGCTGGGTGCTTCTTAGACCCTTTCCTTCTATACGCAGTTGGTACTTGCTAAAACTCTGCATTGAAAGGTCAATAAGGCTATTTGTTCACTAACGAGCTATTCAAATCCTCCACCAGCGTCTTCCTGATCATTTTTCTTATTAGGCTTTGCCGACTGGTTTTGGCCAAAGCGGTAGGCAAAACCCAGGAAGGCAATGCGCGATTCGCGTTTAAAGCGCTGGTCAGTGGCAAAGGCTGGGCCGTAGGCCGTGGAGTTAAAGTGCAGCGTATTGAATAGGTCAGATACCCGCAGCGTGATAGTACCCCGGTCGCCGAGTACGTTGTAGCGGGCGGCCACGTCCACGTTGAAATTGGCGCTGCGCGTGCCCTGGGCCGTGTTGATGGGCGAACGGTAGTTGAGCGCCAGTTGCGCCCCTAGCTGCTTGGTGATGGTGAAGTTGTTATTGAGGCGCGCGGTGTACACCTGGCTGGACGTATTAATGGGTACCCCACCCGACGAACCTTTGATGATGCGCCGGAAGGTGGAGGCCGTCAGGTTCGCTTTCCAGAATTCGGTGAGCGGGCTGGCGCCCACCAGCTCCAGGCCAGCCGACGTTTCCTGGCCCAGGTTTTGGCGGGTCGTGCTCGTGACGAGGCGGCCGGTGAGTGGGTCGGTAATTACCTGCCGAAAGCCCTGGGCCGTGTTAGTTTCGAGGCGGTAAAAGGCCGTGGTACTCAAGCTGCGCCCACCGCTGAAGTTCAGCTGGTCACCCAGCTCCACCGAGTGCACGTATTCGGGTAGCAGCGTAGGATTTCCCGTCACGAGGTTATACTGGTCCGAACGGTCGGTGAACGGGTTCAGCTCGCCCGCGTCGGGCCGTTGAATACGCTTGGAATAGCTCAGCTGCACGCGCTGGTCGTGGGGCAACTCGTAGGCCAGCACCGCGCTCGGAAACAGGTTGAAGTAGTGCTGGGTAAACTGTTCGGCGGTGGCCACCTGGTTGCCGTTTAGGCTGGTTTGCTCGCCGCGCAGCCCGAGCTGGTAGCTCAGCTTGCCCAGGGCGTTGGCATAAATACCGTAGGCTGCCTGTACGTATTGCTTATAAATGAAGCGGTTGGAAGGGTCAAAGCTCAGCGTCGGCACGCTGCTGAAGCGGTAGTCCAGGTCGTATTGCCGCAACGAGCTGCGGGCGCCCAGCTCAAAGCGACTTTTCTCACCCAGCGGGTGCACGTAATCGACTTGTGCCGTGCCTTGGGTAGTATGGTTAAGGGTGCGCTGCTGCTGAAGCGTCAAGGAATTGTCGCTAGGGTAAAGAATACTGGACGACACGTTGTTATCCCCCAAAAAGGGCGTGTAGACGGCGCTGGCCGTCAACTCCCGCCCTTCCTGCTTGGCCCAGGTGCGGCGGTAGTCGAGCGTCACATCGGCCGAGCGGAAGGTCCCGGTGGTGGCATTGGTGCGGTGGCTGGTACTAGTGGGCACCAGCTGGCTGCCCGTCGTCAGGTTCAGCTGGCGCGAGTCGA
The nucleotide sequence above comes from Hymenobacter sp. BRD128. Encoded proteins:
- a CDS encoding DUF1345 domain-containing protein: MPVFPASTAPSTSTYGLLNWVLRLRALHRVGLALTVSVLCAWLAPADFRTATRWVSAWDGFCVAILALTWLTVFQADAAHIRREATRQDPGRAWTFVAVLLAAGASLFAVALLLRGIKELPHPEQVEQVVVSVIAVLGSWLLLHTLFTLRYAHAYYSEDLTTSPPDKLGGLQFAGAEPTTYWDFAYYAFTIGMTAQTSDTGVTSLQMRQLTLAHGLLSFGFNTAVIALGVNVVSSIL
- a CDS encoding TonB-dependent receptor — translated: MLLLLSLGTLIAEAQTGTVRGTLSEVASGQPIPFASVVLLHSPDSTFVSGTQASEAGEFELKAPLGQYILRATAVGYRTGRRAVVLTAAVPTLALGTLRLRTAATQLTDVVVTAERPVVSDGLDKKVVDVTKDLTVTGGTAIDALQNVPSVTVDQTGAVSIRGSGGVTIFIDGKPTTTTLDQIPASSIQSVEVITNPSSRYDASGAGGILNIVLKKERRDGLNGQVSATAGTGDKANASLSLNYRQGKLNLFGSYDFRRDRRRIYGTLDQTTTARDTSLLLHQDRNGVNLQTSHAVRLGFDYALTPEQTLTLAVQPRFNVQANGETLDSRQLNLTTGSQLVPTSTSHRTNATTGTFRSADVTLDYRRTWAKQEGRELTASAVYTPFLGDNNVSSSILYPSDNSLTLQQQRTLNHTTQGTAQVDYVHPLGEKSRFELGARSSLRQYDLDYRFSSVPTLSFDPSNRFIYKQYVQAAYGIYANALGKLSYQLGLRGEQTSLNGNQVATAEQFTQHYFNLFPSAVLAYELPHDQRVQLSYSKRIQRPDAGELNPFTDRSDQYNLVTGNPTLLPEYVHSVELGDQLNFSGGRSLSTTAFYRLETNTAQGFRQVITDPLTGRLVTSTTRQNLGQETSAGLELVGASPLTEFWKANLTASTFRRIIKGSSGGVPINTSSQVYTARLNNNFTITKQLGAQLALNYRSPINTAQGTRSANFNVDVAARYNVLGDRGTITLRVSDLFNTLHFNSTAYGPAFATDQRFKRESRIAFLGFAYRFGQNQSAKPNKKNDQEDAGGGFE
- a CDS encoding PepSY-like domain-containing protein, with the protein product MKQVLILAVFALALATTTHAQTLKPAQVPAAAKATFKAKFPTVTTNTWEKEGDKFEAGFKQGGKTMSAVITPAGELLETETDMSPSQLPAPVRAKLARAYKAYQIKEAATIVRADGSTVYEAEVSKGGKAQDVLFTADGSLAKK
- a CDS encoding acetamidase/formamidase family protein, which encodes MLVALLGVGAGARALRPPGPTVHHLLATPQTVTVGYYDAAAPPHLRIQSGDVVQMQTLVACTPALLEEAGLPPAQVQPELRAVIQQVTDKGPGIHVLTGPIYVEGALPGDVLEVRIQDVQLTVPYAYNAFSPGHGALPNDYPYSRMRIVPLDLKRKVGLFAPGIEIPLRPFFGSMGVAPPDVSGRISSYPPWINAGNIDNKEMVAGTTLFIPVHTPGALFSAGDGHAAQGDGEVDLKALETSLVGTFQFIVHKNQHLNWSRAETPTEYIAMGFNENLDEAVSLATRNMLDFLITEKHLSRDEAYMLASVAVDLHVTELVDGSKGVHAILPKSIFLDQKRK
- a CDS encoding VanZ family protein, giving the protein MKPNPATLHSRATQRLFRWGLVLGLLAFTAFEELSLRPSLRRHHVTRFGQALADSLPNFLAPLLLGALYVTLFQKQTRQEVTRACLSVVAGLVLYEFAQLWMADRVFDVQDIVATLLGGLVAWLILRVGCT